Proteins from a genomic interval of Medicago truncatula cultivar Jemalong A17 chromosome 3, MtrunA17r5.0-ANR, whole genome shotgun sequence:
- the LOC11422519 gene encoding SH3 domain-containing protein 2, whose amino-acid sequence MEAIRKQASKLREQVARQQQAVLKQFGAGGYGGSDNMVTDEVELQQHQKLEKLYISTRAGKHYQRDIVRGVEGYIVTGSKQVEIGTKLSEDSRKYGSENTCTSGSTLSRAALNYAHARAQMEKERGNLLKALGTQVAEPLRAMVMGAPLEDARHLAQRYDRMRQDAEAQAIEVSKRQAKVRETPGNAENTMKLEAAETKLQDLKSNMAILGKEAAAAMTAVEAQQQRLTLQRLIAMVEAERAYHQRVLQILDHLEGEMISERQRIEAPPTPSVDNSMPPPPPYEEVNGVYASQEHNGITDSMGYFLGEVLFPYHAESEVELNLSVGDYIVIRKVSNNGWAEGECKGKAGWFPFGYVERRDQVLASKVAEVF is encoded by the exons ATGGAAGCTATCAGAAAACAAGCCTCCAAGCTCAGAGAACAAGTCGCTCGCCAACAACAG GCTGTGCTGAAACAGTTCGGGGCTGGGGGATATGGAGGTTCGGATAACATGGTTACTGATGAGGTAGAGCTTCAACAACATCAGAAGCTTGAGAAGCTTTACATATCCACACGTGCAGGAAAG CATTATCAAAGGGATATTGTCCGTGGAGTTGAAGGTTATATTGTTACTGGATCAAAGCAAGTTGAAATAG GAACAAAGTTGTCAGAAGATAGCAGGAAATATGGTTCAGAAAATACTTGTACCAGTGGTAGCACATTATCAAGAGCTGCGCTAAATTATGCACATGCCCGTGCACAAATGGAGAAGGAACGTGGGAACTTACTAAAAGCTCTTGGCACACAG GTTGCAGAGCCCTTAAGAGCAATGGTGATGGGTGCTCCTTTGGAGGATGCTAGGCATCTTGCTCAACGTTATGACAGAATGCGACAGGATGCTGAAGCCCAG GCTATTGAAGTTTCTAAACGCCAGGCAAAAGTAAGGGAAACACCAGGCAATGCTGAAAATACTATGAAACTGGAAGCAGCTGAAACAAAGCTCCAAGACCTGAAGTCAAACATGGCCATATTGGGGAAGGAAGCAGCTGCAGCAATGACGGCTGTTGAAGCACAACAACAGAGATTAACACTCCAGCGTCTTATAGCTATG GTTGAAGCAGAGCGTGCCTATCATCAAAGAGTGCTCCAAATACTTGATCATCTTGAGGGAGAG ATGATATCAGAGCGGCAGCGTATTGAGGCCCCACCTACACCTAGTGTGGATAACAGCATGCCGCCACCTCCACCATATGAAGAAGTGAATGGTGTCTATGCTTCTCAGGAACATAATGGCATAACAGACAGTATGGGTTACTTCTTAGGAGAG GTTTTGTTTCCCTATCACGCTGAGTCTGAAGTTGAACTGAATTTATCAGTTGGGGATTATATTGTCATTCGAAAG GTGTCAAACAATGGATGGGCTGAGGGTGAATGCAAAGGGAAAGCAGGTTGGTTTCCATTTGGTTATGTTGAAAGAAGGGACCAAGTCCTTGCAAGCAAGGTGGCGGAAGTGTTTTGA